One Clarias gariepinus isolate MV-2021 ecotype Netherlands chromosome 5, CGAR_prim_01v2, whole genome shotgun sequence genomic region harbors:
- the LOC128523983 gene encoding E3 ubiquitin-protein ligase TRIM35-like — protein MQCVDLFQEKLKTALKPLQEKLKIFNDCKLNWSQTAEHIKIQARHTERQIKEEFEKLHQFLRDEEAARIIALREEEEQKSQMMKEKNEKLSREISSLSDTIRATEEEMRAEDVSLLQNYKATVKRAQSTLWYPEELSGALIHVAKHLDNLKFRVWEKMQHTV, from the exons ATGCAGTGTGTTGATTTGTTTCAGGAGAAGCTCAAAACTGCACTGAAGCCCCTACAGGAGAAACTGAAGATCTTTAATGACTGTAAACTGAACTGGAGTCAGACTGCAGAACATATAAAG ATTCAGGCCCGACACACAGAGCGTCAGATTAAGGAGGAGTTTGAGAAGCTTCACCAGTTTCTACGAGATGAAGAGGCAGCCAGGATCATTGCactgagagaggaagaggagcagaAGAGTCAGATGATGAAGGAGAAGAATGAGAAGCTGAGCAGAGAAATATCATCTCTTTCAGACACAATCAGAGCCACAGAAGAGGAGATGAGAGCTGAAGACGTCTCATTATTACAA AACTACAAGGCCACAGTAAAAAG AGCCCAGAGCACACTGTGGTATCCAGAGGAGCTTTCAGGAGCACTGATCCATGTGGCCAAACATCTGGACAACCTGAAGTTCAGAGTCTGGGAGAAGATGCAGCACACTGTCTAA